One genomic window of Nicotiana sylvestris chromosome 10, ASM39365v2, whole genome shotgun sequence includes the following:
- the LOC104244279 gene encoding endoglucanase 6-like, translating to MMNFVMMFCSMLLIIGLLPNVAFGSSHNYGEALSKSFLFYEAQRSGYLPHDQRVQWRGNSGLLDGKASGVDLVGGYYDAGDNVKFGLPMAFTVTMMSWSIIEYGKQMGESGELSNGMDAVKWGTDYLLKAHPEPNVLYGEVGDGTTDHYCWQRPEDMTTSRAAYRIDPSRPGSDLAGETAAAMAAASIVFRNSNPAYAKELLTHAYQLFEFADKYRGKYDSSITVAQKYYRSVSGYADELLWAAAWLYKASNKPYYLNYLGENGDALGGTGWSMTEFGWDVKYAGVQTLAAKFLMQGNAGKHAPVFEKYQEKAENFMCACLGKGNQNIHKSPGGLIFRQRWNNMQFVTSASFLATVYSDYLASARKSLKCSSGIVSPSELLSFAKSQVDYILGDNPRATSYMVGYGNNYPRQVHHRGSSIVSVKKDPSFVSCRGGYATWFSRKASDPNLLAGAIVGGPDAYDNFADQRDNYEQTEPATYNNAPLIGVLARLHGGQSKYSQLLPVAIPQPKPDPEQKVIPAPASSTADITIEQKETASWVHKGKTYYRYSVIVTNKSAKTLKNLKLSISQLYGSLWGLSKYGDSYVFPAWISSLPAGNNLEFVYVHSASPAVISIPSYTLV from the exons ATGATGAATTTTGTCATGATGTTCTGTTCCATGCTTCTTATAATTGGGCTACTTCCTAATGTGGCATTTGGTAGTAGCCATAATTATGGTGAAGCACTTAGCAAAAGCTTTCTGTTTTACGAGGCTCAGAGATCTGGTTATCTTCCTCATGACCAGAGAGTTCAATGGAGGGGTAATTCTGGTCTTCTTGACGGAAAGGCTAGTGGG GTGGATCTGGTAGGAGGTTACTATGATGCAGGGGATAATGTGAAATTTGGGTTGCCAATGGCATTCACAGTTACAATGATGTCGTGGAGCATTATAGAATATGGGAAGCAAATGGGTGAAAGTGGAGAGCTTAGCAATGGTATGGATGCTGTTAAATGGGGTACTGATTACCTACTTAAAGCTCACCCTGAACCAAATGTCCTTTACGGAGAG GTTGGAGATGGTACAACAGACCATTACTGTTGGCAAAGACCAGAGGATATGACTACTTCAAGAGCTGCTTACAGGATCGATCCAAGCCGCCCTGGATCTGATCTCGCTGGCGAGACAGCGGccgccatggctgctgcttcCATAGTCTTTCGGAACAGCAACCCTGCTTATGCCAAGGAGCTCCTCACTCATGCCTACCAG CTATTCGAGTTTGCGGACAAATACAGGGGCAAGTATGATAGCAGCATTACTGTGGCGCAGAAGTACTACCGATCTGTCAGTGGATACGCA GATGAATTACTGTGGGCCGCTGCCTGGCTGTACAAGGCATCTAACAAGCCATATTATTTGAACTACCTAGGGGAAAATGGGGATGCACTTGGTGGAACTGGTTGGTCCATGACTGAATTTGGCTGGGACGTTAAGTATGCCGGTGTCCAGACTCTTGCTGCTAAG TTCCTAATGCAAGGGAATGCTGGTAAACATGCACCTGTGTTTGAAAAGTACCAGGAAAAGGCTGAGAACTTTATGTGTGCATGTCTTGGAAAAGGTAACCAAAACATCCACAAGAGTCCAGGAGGTCTCATTTTCAGGCAGAGATGGAACAATATGCAATTTGTCACAAGTGCTTCTTTCCTTGCCACTGTCTACTCTGACTATTTGGCTTCTGCTAGAAAATCCCTTAAGTGCTCCTCTGGCATTGTCTCACCATCTGAGCTCCTCTCGTTTGCCAAGTCACAG GTTGACTACATTCTTGGAGATAACCCAAGAGCCACAAGTTACATGGTGGGATATGGAAACAACTATCCAAGACAAGTTCACCATAGAGGTTCTTCCATTGTCTCTGTAAAGAAGGATCCTTCTTTTGTTAGCTGCCGTGGAGGTTATGCCACCTGGTTTAGTAGAAAGGCGAGCGATCCCAATCTTCTAGCTGGAGCCATTGTTGGTGGACCTGATGCCTATGACAACTTTGCTGATCAGAGAGACAACTATGAGCAAACTGAACCAGCCACCTACAATAATGCTCCTTTGATTGGTGTGTTAGCAAGACTTCATGGTGGTCAAAGTAAATATAGTCAGCTCCTTCCAG TTGCTATCCCTCAGCCAAAGCCAGATCCAGAGCAAAAAGTAATTCCAGCTCCAG CTTCGTCAACTGCTGACATTACTATTGAACAAAAGGAAACAGCTTCATGGGTTCATAAGGGGAAAACTTACTACAGATACTCAGTAATAGTAACTAACAAATCTGCTAAGACATTGAAGAATTTGAAGCTCTCAATATCCCAACTCTATGGTTCTCTTTGGGGTCTTTCAAAATATGGTGACTCCTACGTATTTCCGGCCTGGATCAGCTCATTACCAGCTGGAAACAACCTCGAGTTTGTGTACGTTCACTCTGCTTCCCCTGCGGTGATTTCCATACCAAGCTACACTCTTGTCTAA